In Entelurus aequoreus isolate RoL-2023_Sb linkage group LG02, RoL_Eaeq_v1.1, whole genome shotgun sequence, one genomic interval encodes:
- the mtss1lb gene encoding protein MTSS 2, translated as MVDVANMESVEKECGALGGLFQAIVNDMKYSYPVWEDFSAKATKLHSQLRTTVLAAVAFLDAFQKVADMATNTRGATRDIGSALTRMCMRHRSIEAKLRQFTNALLESLITPLADKMEDWKKTASQLDKDHAKEYKRSRHEIKKKSSDTIKLQKKARKGRGDVQPQLDSAVQDVTDCCLLMEEMEKQAVRRALVEERGRFCTFTGFLQPVVNGEIAMLGEITHLQAIIDDLTVLTSDPHKLPPASEQVIQDLKGSDYSWSYQTPPSSPSSSCSRKSSMCSSVNSGHSSASRSSGGGGGGGGVGGGSLPHSPSSSSSSYRQRSLQSHQAPPPGGVSCHRLSSVSSHDSGFVSQDANIYSKPPSPMTSDLTSQKSSSSASSEASETCQSVSECSSPTTDWSKAGSYEQPGPAPRRKEGSPCAQGHAPSPSAQGHAPSHADDTHRSRGPSAAAVAKCGDDGSLAAGDLATVLSRGLGGEQQKSSRDSLQFSSGYSTETTTPSCSEDTIPSQGSDFDCYSVNGDPEGPEAQSDFDKSSTIPRHSNIGQNYRRMIQTKRPASTAGLPSGVLGPGGHVVPGQPAGAGGGSGTPGTATIRRTPSTKPGVRRTLSSAGPIPIRPPIVPVKTPTVPGASGYMGAVPVRVGSEECVYFTGTDEAQGVLDYVKASPKRLSLPNTAWGSGAALEVYAQQHGTTLGSRSEEDRMIAANRHSLVEKIGELVAGAHALGEGQFPFPALPDDPTAGAEGAEGASGDMLTTIRRGVRLRKTVSNDRSAPRIL; from the exons gggccACCCGAGACATCGGCTCAGCACTGACCAGGATGTGCATGAGACATCGCAGCATCGAGGCCAAACTCAGACAGTTCACAAA CGCCCTGCTGGAGAGTCTGATCACCCCCCTGGCAGACAAGATGGAGGACTGGAAGAAGACGGCCAGTCAGCTGGACAAAGACCACGCCAAAG AGTACAAGCGTTCGCGTCACGAGATCAAGAAGAAGTCGTCTGACACCATCAAGCTGCAGAAGAAGGCACGCAAAG GACGCGGCGACGTGCAGCCTCAGTTGGACAGCGCGGTGCAGGACGTGACGGACTGCTGTCTGCTGATGGAGGAGATGGAGAAGCAGGCGGTGCGGCGCGCCCTGGTGGAGGAGCGGGGGCGCTTCTGCACCTTCACCGGCTTCCTGCAGCCCGTGGTG AATGGAGAGATCGCCATGTTGGGGGAGATCACGCACCTCCAGGCCATCATCGACGACCTCACCGTGCTGACCTCTGACCCTCACAAACTCCCCCCCGCCAGTGAACAG GTGATCCAGGATCTGAAAGGTTCAGACTACAGTTGGTCCTATCAGACTCCTCCCTCCTCCCCCAGCAGCTCCTGCTCACGCAAGAGCAGCATGTGCag caGCGTGAACAGCGGTCACAGTAGTGCGTCGAGGTCatcgggtggtggtggtggtggtggtggtgtgggCGGGGGCTCTCTGCCTcactccccctcctcctcctcctcctcctaccgCCAGCGCAGCCTGCAGAGCCATCAGGCTCCGCCTCCAGGGGGCGTGTCTTGTCATCGCCTCAGCAGCGTGTCGTCACATGACTCAGGCTTCGTGTCTCAGGACGCCAACATCTACTCCAAGCCGCCCTCGCCCATGACCTCTGACCTCACCAGCCAG AAGTCCTCAAGCTCCGCCTCCTCAGAAGCTTCAGAAACCTGTCAGTCAGTCAGCGAATGCAGCTCACCTACCACG GATTGGTCCAAAGCAGGTTCCTACGAGCAGCCTGGCCCCGCCCCCAGGAGGAAGGAGGGCTCGCCCTGTGCTCAGGGACACGCCCCCTCGCCCAGTGCTCAGGGACACGCCCCCTCGCACGCTGACGACACTCACAGGTCCAGAGGGCCTTCAGCTGCCGCCGTTGCCAAG TGCGGAGACGATGGTTCTCTGGCAGCCGGCGACCTGGCCACGGTTCTGAGCCGAGGTCTGGGTGGCGAGCAGCAGAAGAGCAGCAGGGACTCTCTGCAGTTCTCCAGCGGGTACAGCACAGAGACCACCACCCCGTCCTGCTCGGAGGACACCATCCCTTCTCAAG GTTCTGATTTCGACTGCTACTCTGTGAACGGCGATCCCGAAGGTCCGGAGGCTCAGTCGGACTTCGACAAGTCTTCCACTATTCCGCGTCACTCCAACATCGGCCAGAACTACCGTCGTATGATCCAGACCAAGAGACCTGCCAGCACCGCCGGTTTACCCAGCGGGGTCCTGGGCCCAGGGGGTCACGTGGTACCTGGACAGCCCGCAGGCGCAGGGGGAGGATCGGGGACTCCAGGGACCGCCACCATTCGTAGAACCCCGTCCACCAAACCGGGCGTGAGGCGCACTCTGTCCAGCGCCGGCCCCATTCCCATCCGGCCTCCCATCGTACCCGTCAAGACCCCCACCGTGCCCGGGGCGAGCGGGTACATGGGCGCCGTTCCAGTGCGTGTGGGCAGCGAGGAGTGCGTCTACTTCACCGGAACCGACGAGGCGCAGGGCGTGCTGGATTATGTGAAGGCGTCGCCCAAGCGCCTCAGCCTTCCGAACACAGCCTGGGGATCCGGGGCGGCGCTGGAGGTCTACGCCCAGCAACACGGGACAACTTTGGGGAGCAGGTCCGAGGAGGACCGGATGATCGCCGCCAACCGCCACAGCCTGGTAGAGAAGATCGGCGAGTTGGTCGCCGGCGCGCACGCCCTCGGCGAAGGCCAGTTCCCGTTCCCTGCCCTGCCGGATGACCCCACTGCGGGGGCGGAGGGGGCGGAGGGCGCGTCCGGCGACATGCTGACCACCATCAGGAGAGGCGTCCGACTCCGCAAGACCGTTTCCAACGACCGGTCGGCGCCGCGCATCTTGTGA